CtttatgtacatattttaaataaatgtactcAAACAGTTATTCGTCTTTTGTTTGTGTCGTTGTCAGACTTCAATGGTTTCAAAGCATCTGTGTGACCAATGTAcatcaatgtttaaaaaatgttgtgtaagaatattttaaaatgatatagAATATGTAAgtatttaaagaaataatagattaaaaacaaatatatatttttaaataatatatgtaaaaatgttaacatatatatatatatatatatatatatatatatatatatatatatatatatatatatatatatatatataatagaaaGTAATACAGAAActatgtatgaaaaaaatacaaattatataaataaatatttagatcaaataattgttgttgtcgttgctgctgctgttgtttggcAGATTTGAAAACTCCATGCCGATTAATAAAAGTCATAAAGAGTCTGAGCTTTGCAGAAGAGCTGGTTTGGGCCTGAATGTCCCATgagcctctctgctgcctgtCGAGCCACTGGAGCAGATCCAGTGTAATGAggccgagggagggagggtccTCGTCACCACGGCTACGCTGGACGACCTGCAGGACTGAGAGATATTTCCTCATCACGTTTTTTCATCAGGACTGTCACAGaatgtttctttcctttctgaCATGCTGTTCCTCACTTCTTCTTGCAGGACGAGGTGAAcgtcacaaacaaacacactcacgaGTGCAGTCACTCTGCAGAAGATATACAAAGAGGGATGCAGAATGTGGTTGATAATCGTGGCCTTTAATGTGCTCACGGGGGAGAAGGagcggcagaggaggagggaagtgagatAGAGAGGTTGGTGTATACAAACAGGAGATGCAGCCTCGATAAGGAAATGAAGGGAAAGGGTGCGACTCCAACAGATtaaacctctctcctctctgtcactcaccgaaggagggagaagggagaagagGGATGAGAGTCGCGGCTGCAGAAGCACCACATTTGGAAGTTCTGCAGAAAAACGTTCCTGGGATTTTTTCTGCCATCAGAGTTGGATGCGAGACTAAACACAGTCCTTCATAGCGCACGTGAAGTGTTCCTCACCGACCACGGTCCACTTCTGGATGAAACGCTGTGTGCAGGTTTCGAGGGGACAAACACCGCGGCCGGGGCAAATTGCAGGTTACGGTGAAGAGACAGCGTCCAGCAGAAAGGTGGTTGGAAGATCGTGATGTGGTCGTGTGAGTTATGAGCTTCTGTGGTCGGCAGACGTTCAGAGGGAAACAGGGAGAGTgtgaggaggcgagggaggacTCAAACTGCTGCGACGTCTGATCACGGATTCACCTTTTCTCCAGctcaaaaagaaatgacaactCCCCTGCTACACATCAACAGAACGGTTGTTTGAGCCACCGACTGTGAGAGCGATGAAGGAGGCCGACCCGAGCAGGGAGAACCTCCTGACGTGGGAGTGTGAGCAGCCCTGGAGCTCCGGCCTCAAACCTGCTGCACGTCTCTGCCTCGACACCTTGGACTTCTCAGACCTCTGGGACGAGGAGGACAGCGCAGAGGACGAGGGAACGGTTCCAATCTGTGAATCATCAACAGGCCTCCAAGCCCCTCCAgcgccccctcctcttcctcttcttcctcctcctcttcctcctcctcctcctcctctgggccCAGCTTTGCCCTCGACCTCCCTGAAAGGTACAAGCGTGACATGTCGCACCTTGAAGCTCCACTGGAGGGAAATGCAGACTCTGGCTCCCCTGCCCAGGATGACCCGCTTTGGGACGCAGACTATCTGGGCCGCTCTCGAACCAGTTCATGTGGATACAAACCGACTGCAGCACCTGTTTGAGTCCAAGGGCAGCACCTGCTTCAATGTGGCTTCTGGGCGGAAGGTAGGCGACCACGGTTTTACCCCGGGAAGGTGATGTGACATTACAAGACTAACGTGTGTTTGGGAATTGGGGCCATTACAGGCGTGTTTGAACGGACTCTGGACCAGTTGTGTTGTCTGTTGAAGACGTGTTGTGCACCTCGACTGTTTGATGAATTTACAAATTAGATTGATTCTAAAATCATCTACGGCCGTAATCTTTTGGAGACTggtaaatatcaaatatcagaaCTGCGTCCTTCATGTCGGCAGGATTGTTCAGCTGAATATATTTAAACCCtattatttttaaacacattcaTCTTGGCTGATTACCAGTGGAATGAAGAGCACAATACACAAATACAGTTGTAGAATGTCTTTGACACATTTCCACAGCATCCTGTCCTGATGAAACCGTCTCGtttccctcctgctcctcagaaGCAGCCGTCAGTGTCAGTGCtggggatgaagaggagcaacatcatcaccatcaccctgAGCAGCCTGCCCCCTCCCCGCCTCCTGCCCCCGGCCATCTACAGCATGGACAGCAGCGTGTTGGACCGAGAGGACGTCCAGGTACAGTGTAGACCTCATGTGCCCCCGGGGGATCTCAGCATCAGCAGTTGATTAACCTTTAGAGTTTGCTTTTGCTGTATTGGCGGGTTGTTGCCCTTAGACCAAATCTCTCTGACGGCCTAAATGAAACCTGAGCAGGACGCAGGGCGAGAGTAGAGACACTCTGTTCCCAGACTCGTCTGGAGCGTCCCATCTCAGTTAATCTCTTTCAATGTTCCTCCTGATGCAGCGGCTGCAGGCATTAATCCCAACAGAGGAGGAACTCTGTCTGATCAAGGACGCCAAGGCCCAGAACCCCCACGCTCACCTGGCCCAGGCCGAGCTCTGCCTCCTCACGTTGGGCGACATCTCTCACCTGAGCTCCAGGCTTCAGCTGTGGGCCTTCGCACTGGACTACGACTCCTTGGAGAGGGTGAGCGACGAGGCAGTGACCCTGCAAAGCAACGAGATGGCAAATAGTTTTTACACTTGATAAATATGAATCTACCGCATGTCATCCCTGTCAACAGGAGATTGCCGAGCCTCTCTTCCACCTGAAGATGGCTATGGAGCAACTAGCCGCCAGTCAGACCTTCAGATGTATCCTGGCAACGGTGTTAGCCATCGGCAACTTCTTGAATGGATGCAAGGTGCAGTGTGACCCCCAGACCCGATGCGATCCATCCTAACGGCAGGGTTCAGTGTTAGTGGATCTGTTTGTCCTCCACAGGCCCGTGGGTTTGAGCTGAGTTACCTGGGGAAGCTGTCGCAGGTGAGGGACACACACTCCCGCCAGCCGCTGCTTCACCACGTgtgcgtgctgctgctgcagctctacccACAATCCTCGGATCTCTACTCCGACATCAGTGCCGTTACCAAGGCTGGAAAGGTGAGTGGTTGCCTCTGGAGATCATATCTATAGATAACAGCGGACAACGGCTTAACGTCTcacttattttatttgatttaacacTTAAAGCATTAAAATGCAGAGTTTAGTGTGTTAGGGTTGTGGTTACGGTTAGTTGACGTTGTACTACGCTGTTCTGACGCTTTTCAGCCACGAtctaatatctgccactgtcgaaggacagagggaaaacGCCAGAGCAGAAGGTTTTGCTAAGAGCTCACACACTCCACTCGTTTGTCTCTTCTATCTTCACAGTGCGATTACGCCCTCGTCCAGTCCAACCTGTCTCAGCTCGACGCCCTCTGCAAAGAATCATGGGAGCAGCTGAAGGTGGTGGacaaggcagaggagaagaggaaaggaggaaagggtgagaggaggagggcagcagCGGGAGACGAGGCCCGGGAAGGTTCCCTCCGTCACCGGCTTCCGAAGATCCTGAAGGAGTGTGAGGAGAAGCTGAAGGTCCTCAGAGCTGTTCACCGCCGGGTCGTCAACAGGTTAGTGATGGTATCTGACACCAAGACTCCGACTCCTCTGAGGAAtcaagttaacattttcctcttcGCTCTACCGCAGGTTCCACTCCTTCCTCTTGTTCCTGGGCTACTCCCGAGCCACGGTGAGGGACACCAGAGCCGAGGACTTCTGCAGGACCATCAGTAACTTCTCTCTGGAGTACCGGTCCACGCGGCAGGACGTCCTGCTGCACCGGGAGCGGGAACGACACCGGAGCGGAGCCCAGAGCCAAGGAACCAGAACTCCCGCCGGCCGGAGGACGTGTCAACACACTCCCTCACATGTACAAGTCACAGGGAAACTCATGAACACCACAGTGGAAAACAAGATGAAAGATCAATCTGAAATATGAGATGAAAAGTCATGTACGGTGCAGGATGATGATACAGTTTGACATGTTGCTTCACCAGGACGGCGAGCGGAGCAACGAGCAGTGtgagctggagcagctgctgctgaggccGGACGCCTCGCTGCCCCGGGGCCGCAGGAGGACGGCTCACCTCCAAGGTGCTTattgtacatacatatatatatatatatatatatatatatgtatgaatattgTTGAACAAAAAGCTCAATCTATTTTTATGGAtccatatttctttctctcctttcgtATCAACTCTTCTCAGGTCCTGTCTCTCAGAAGCTGAAGTGGTGACGCTACTGAAGAAACACATCATCTGACTGAGAcgttgtttttcagttttcataatATCTGAGTCACATAACCATGTCaatttttaatcatgtttttcttttgtgaagtgaagatgcattaaaaaaaaaatctgtttttgatAGAAAACATCAAACCTCTGTTTTTGGGATTCTGTTTGTGCTCAACTCAAAGACTCAAAGGAACATTACAATGTGTCAATGGATGAAAAATATCAAGGGCAATAGCATAAACATGtttgtcaaattaaaatctgaaaatacgATAATGCTGTAGAAATGTACATGTGTTTTATATTGTCAGATACTAAAAACGgatacattatattacattacattcttttcttttgttacaTTAGAATGTATAACAACGTTTTTTCAAACATGCTAACGGTTTGGAGGAGGAGCCGCTGGTGACGTCACTGCCGCCTCAGTGCTTGGACACAAAGCGCGCGCGGACatatcacttcctgtctgggGCAAACCGCTGCTCGCTACAgctcgtgtgcgtgtgtgtgggtgggtgagagacagacgtataataattatgatgattacattttaatgattGGAGTTATTAAACGTCCCCACAGTTGATCGATACGAGTCTCGCGCTCCGACTCTGTGGCAGACTTCCGGCTTCACTGTGTGTCGTCGTTCATGAGCGGAAGTGACAGCGCATCTGCCAATCAGCGCAGTCAGTCCACACGGGGGGGCGGGTAGGGGTTCAGTGTCCAATCAGAGCCCGTTGTCGCAGCagtgggggcggggcctcccGGCTGTGGGCGGGGCCGGGCCGTTGCGAGAGGAGCAGACGCCATTTCGTGTTCGCTGGTTTCAAGGTGATCGGAGGAAACTGCGGAGCCACACTGCGATGACTTTTACTCGTTTTTATTAATAAGCTCCTGGTGAGTATTTTTATCCGagagattttagtttttcctcccaccctattttctttttttttcaacctgactttgggatttttgtcttttttttttcttcatttttaatgcttttttccccagagaCAGTTTCGCGTTAGCGGcgttcattttgtttctcttgtgcagacaaagagaaagtgacTCGTGTCGTGTCAAGTAGAGCGAAGAtggtttgatttttgtttttgttttttgctgtttgtttttccgaTGAGACATTCTAAGAGAAGGAGATGTTTGACCTGAGTGTTGTGAATAAATGAACATGCAGACTCCCCCAGGCCCGTGTGGGCCGTGTGCAAAACGGCTCGTCCTTGTTTCCCGgacatgtttttattcctgtttcCTCCTGCGAGGTGACGCGTCGTGACGCGTCGTGACGCGACGAGTGGTAGACGACGCGGGTGCGGTTCTATCTTTTCATTTGTATCTTTTACACGACAGTGTTGTGATGCATCAGGGGATGTATTCATTAtcactcataataataattcaactCGCTCACGTGTTTGAATCAGGTCGCTCCTCCATTTTAAATCTCTGATCAGCTGCAGTGGGACATTAATGCCCCCCCACAAGGAGAAATTAATAATAGTTCAATTCATCCAATCTGTTCTCTTGGCTCGACTGTGTGACCTGTAATTGGAGCTGGTGAAAAGAGACGCGACCCTGCagtactgtaaatgtaaatatatatatataaagtattaaATATTACGACCTGGAgcattaagaggaaaaaaatccattaatttttttattcataaaataatTGGACAGCAGTTTTTGTTCCAGAAGACACCATGTCCACTGTAatgcaaaatatttttgtttgatgcatatataaatatatatatatttatatatgcattttttaatcCGACCGCACGGTTTTCATTCGAGAAGTATCTCCATCCAGACGAGGTCAACGTGCAGCGGCGCTAACTTTGCGTAGAGGAACTGGGCCGTCCCTagccgccattttgttttttgtgtcatcGTTTTCCATTCTACAGACGGACACAGACGCCGTTTCATTAATGTAAAAACTGCACTTTGGAATAGATCTCGAAGGAGGAAGTGACGACCTGAACGCGATGTGGGATTATGATCTCTTTGTTGAATCCGTTTTGTTCTTTACATGTCACGTTGTCTCCTCCGCTGCTTGTTGTGTAAAAGTTCATCTTCAGACGAAAGTTTCTTTTctaattttttccattttgtttcccccctgtTTAGTTTTTGAAGCCACTTTTTTGAACAGCGTCAAATCGTAAGTTGGtctcaatccttttttttttctccacctcaacttttgcatctttttttttctttttttctttttgtttctttttttaatgttccacTTTTGTTCTCACCCCTTTTGTGATTTGATCCCATTTCCTCCCTGTTGGATTCATAGAGCAGGTAGCATGTAGTGTTTGACTGactcatctgttcatctgtgtaGTGGACGTAGAGAATCACAAGTGGcctctgtactgtactgtactgtacaccaGCTCCCACACAttatagaatatataaatacatcagCTCCATAAGTTCCTCCTgcatacagatttttttcttcttcctgtcttttgtttttaaagagtttttttttcttcttctaaattactattgtgtgcatgtgatttGATGGAATCAGACCTGGTCCATTTGTCTcgtggaaaaagaagaagtgaccTGCTCAATTTTTGATTGTAACAATCACGAGCTGCGTTCAGACACGATCCTGAGGCCAGAACgtttttttccagaacttttcctgcgCAGAGAAATATGATCCAAGTgagaactctggaaaatgtccagacccaattttttccggagattttccagagttcatgtctaaGAACAGATTAATATTTAAGTCAGCACGGCCACTGAAAACCATTAACCACTAACGTATTCAATAATCACTAATATGGAATCGATTCTCTCTAAtgcagttgttttatttttgtgacacTGATCATATTTTTGGATTAGACGTAAACGGTCACTGCGGCGCTGCTCAgtcgctctgctgctgcagcgtctcTCACCGTCCAAGCACAAACACTAAAGCAACGTTCACTCAACGTCAAGATCATAAACCTCCATCGCACCGCTCGGCCCGATGAGGCCGACGACAAGTCACTGATGAGGATATTGTAGAATTTGACACAACGTGGATGAGATGATTTTGACACGAGGTGCCACAGTCAACAAACACGTAGCCTCACGAAAGACGTCATGTTATTATAATAACCTGTAATAAAATCCACCTGTGTTGTTCAGATGGTGgagattattagattatttttattatattattatcagTTGCAGATTCAGAATCAGGCTCTTGTTTCCGTCTGGTCACTTCATTTGCTGGAAGTTTTACCAAAACTCCATCATGAGCATTTGTGAAagtcacaaatatatatatggagacACAACGTGGTATATACAGAATAATAATCACTGGCTGCAGGTTGATTGACAAGAGCAACATGACCAATCagtttattttctaaatcttAAGTATTAATCCAACTATAATTCACACGTAAATAAAATCCACACGTTATGTCAGATGTTACTGATGATCGTGTCACGTCCACACACCAGCTGATGCTCCCAGGTGACAGACACTCGACCAGGAGGTCACCTGACGGGTCACCTCAGGACAGGTCACCTCACGGGTCACCTCCTGACGGGTCACCTCAGGACAGGTCACCTCACGGGTCACCTCCTGACGGGTcacgtgagaaaaaaaataacatgaaaaatagaaaaaaatgtatatgactcaaaaaaaaacagcagattaCAATTTATGTTCATTTGACATCAGATTGATCAAATCATAATCATTGTGTCGTAACGGCACCAACACATTCTTCACCGCTGATTCTTTATCTGAGTCGTAcgctctttatttttcatttcattttattttatgtaattcTTTTCATTTGGGAAGTCACATGACCCGTCAGGTGACCCCTGGGTGCAGGTATATGAATATCTAgtgtctctgctctgtctgatgaagagcctgaacacacacacacaccgaggtcagaggtcagatcaCGTAGGGCAGACTATTAACCTTCCTGCTGCGGACCATGTGATCCCTGCGAGTGGCGACGGGAGCATCCGGTGAGACGAGGCGGTCGAATAGAAGACAAAGGCCTCTTATGACTGACaggcaacaaacacaaacaggtcaaggtcacagaAACACTTAACAACGTGACCCTGGTGGAGTCTGCTCATATCTCCTGTCATATCAGCAACCGAGACGACAGCGTTATGAATATCACGCtcaaataaaccttttttaattttttttttactcggaCGCCTCAAACAAACCTGAACCgtttcttattttcctttctCTGACCAGATTTGCTCGTGTGTCAACCATCTgcaaaagtgaagaaaatctaaaatacaccttttgtctttcattttttttgggccaCATCAAACTGCTTTGacttttctgtgatttttaatGGCCGCCTCCATtttgagaaaaggaaaaaatatattttatcccCCACTGTTAATCACGTTGGATTtctggagggaaaataaaagtttgttaGTTGTAGTCGATGTGTCTGACTCGTGTTCCTCGACGACCCTCTTCTCTCCGGCAGAGTCAGGCAGGCAGACGTCCAGCGACCCAGCACAGACCATGGAGTGAGTCTGCTCTGTCCGAGgacgctcctcacacacacacacacacacacacacacactcacactcagacacactcacacacacactcacacacacactcacacacacactcacacacacacacacacactcacacacagactca
This region of Scophthalmus maximus strain ysfricsl-2021 chromosome 12, ASM2237912v1, whole genome shotgun sequence genomic DNA includes:
- the si:ch211-63p21.2 gene encoding FH1/FH2 domain-containing protein 1; this encodes MKEADPSRENLLTWECEQPWSSGLKPAARLCLDTLDFSDLWDEEDSAEDEGTVPICESSTGLQAPPAPPPLPLLPPPLPPPPPPLGPALPSTSLKGTSVTCRTLKLHWREMQTLAPLPRMTRFGTQTIWAALEPVHVDTNRLQHLFESKGSTCFNVASGRKKQPSVSVLGMKRSNIITITLSSLPPPRLLPPAIYSMDSSVLDREDVQRLQALIPTEEELCLIKDAKAQNPHAHLAQAELCLLTLGDISHLSSRLQLWAFALDYDSLEREIAEPLFHLKMAMEQLAASQTFRCILATVLAIGNFLNGCKARGFELSYLGKLSQVRDTHSRQPLLHHVCVLLLQLYPQSSDLYSDISAVTKAGKCDYALVQSNLSQLDALCKESWEQLKVVDKAEEKRKGGKGERRRAAAGDEAREGSLRHRLPKILKECEEKLKVLRAVHRRVVNRFHSFLLFLGYSRATVRDTRAEDFCRTISNFSLEYRSTRQDVLLHRERERHRSGAQSQGTRTPAGRRTCQHTPSHDGERSNEQCELEQLLLRPDASLPRGRRRTAHLQGPVSQKLKW